The Polynucleobacter sp. HIN7 genomic interval GGTGGGCATTGAGGGTTGAGAGTAAATCAATCGCGATACTCCGAGCGGCTAACTGACCGGTAGCAGTATCCATGTCTAGCCCCAATTTACCAACCCATGGCTTGCCATCGCGTTTGGCAATATGACCTGATAAAAATACTTGATCACCGGTGGTCACTGCCATCACGTAGGCGGCCGCGGGTGCCCCAGGACTTACTAGGGTAATTCCTAGGTCATTCAGTTTTTGGGAAATTACGCTCATGAAACTCCTTCAAGCAACGGGGTTAAACACGAAATCACCGAACAAGCCCTTAGTATAGGTAGATGACAAAAATAACTGACAATATTCGCTGTCCGCTATACTTCAGCCTACAAAATATTAACCATTTTGCAACACGATCACGCATATGAACAAAGCCATCGTTACTTCGCTCGGCGCTGCAGTATTCGCCGGTCTGTTTTCAATCACTGCCCAAGCCCAAGACGTTAAAGGTTCTGCAAAAGCAGGAGAGGCCAAAGTCTGGCTTTGCGCAGGCTGTCATGCCATTAATGATTACCGGGCTGACTGGCCCCAGGTTTATCGCGTTCCCAAGATCGGTGGCCAGAATGCTGACTACATTATTGCCTCTCTCAAAGCGTATAAATCGGGTGAGCGCAAGCATCCAACCATGCGAGCGATTGCGGGAAGTCTGAACGATCAAGATATGGCTGACTTAGCTGCCTACTACTCGACTCAAACGCCAACCTCTCCCCGTAACCCCTTAAAGTAATTGGAATCGAGAACATGATGAAATCCGCTCTGATCCTCTCCTTGTTAAGTGCCTCCATTGGGTTTGCTCACGCTGGTAATGTTGCCAAGGGTAAAGAACTGGTTGAAAAGAACAATTGTGCTGCCTGCCATGGCGCTGGCCTCAAAGCCCCAGTGGCTCCCGCTTATCCGAAAATTGCGGGTCAATACCAAGACTATTTGTATTACGCACTGAAGTCCTACCAAGTAGATGGCAATTCTCTAGTGGGCCGCAATAATGCCATCATGCAATCGCAAGTGAAGCAATTTAGCGATAAAGATCTAAAAGATATGGCTGCCTATATTGCATCAATTCCTGGTGATCTGATCGTCAAAAAATAGATTGCCGCGCAATCCCAAAAGCCTCCCCTTAAAACTGGAGGCTTTTTTATTTGGCGGCCTCTAAGCCATGGGCCAGGTGAGTGCGCATCGCTTGTTCAGCAGCAACCGGATCGCGCTTAAGCAGGGCTTTTAGGATCTCGCGGTGTTCACTCAAAGATTGTTGCAAGCGCCCCGAGCGCGATAATGAGTCCTTGCGTTGCAGTTTTAGAACCTTACGAAGATCGTCAATCACGCTGCTCATCCAGGGGTTAGCGGCAATCGCGATGATTCGCTCATGAAAGCGAACATTGATTTCAAAGAATAAATCGAGGTTGCGATCAGCAGCTGCTTTCTCAAGACGCAAGTGCAAATCATCCAAGGCATTGAGATCACTTTCTTTTGCCCTCGTAGCAGCTTCTTTGGCAGCTTCACCTTCCAGCAAGGAGAGAACCGTAAAGATTTGCTCCAGATCACCACGATTGACTTCGGTGACATAAGCGCCGCGGCGTAGTTTCATGGTGATGAGGCCCTCAGCAGCCAACACCTTAATGGCCTCGCGCATGGGGGTGCGGCTAATCCCAAATTCCTTGGCAAGGCTTTGTTCATCGATCCAAGCACCGGGGGCTAGTTCATGCGCAAAAATACGGCTACGCAGTTGATCTGCAACCTCTTCATAGAGCGGGCGAGTTGAAAGTAATTTACTCATTATTTCTGTAAGTCATTGTTTATTAATGATTTTAATTAATTAAAATATATTTATGAATTCATAATTATGTATCCAATTCTATGGACAAAACTATAAAAGTCAAGCAAAATGATGAAAATATCAATGCACATTCATGCACACATGGGGCGCTTATGACCAAGAACGCATCACAACCCAGCGGGCAGTGGCCAGCTGCAGCCGATCAATCCCTTGAGCAATGGCAAAAAGCAGCCAGTAAATCGGCGCCCAATGGCAACCCGGATGCTTTAGGGTGGGATACCCCCGACGGCATCCATCTAAAAGCGCTCTACACTCAAAATGATCTTCAGGGATTGCCTTATGTGAACTCACTCCCTGGGTTTGAGCCCTATCTGCGGGGACCGCAAGCGACGATGTATGCGGTGCGCCCTTGGACCATTCGTCAATACGCTGGATTCTCAACGGCCGAAGAGTCCAATCGTTTCTACCGCAAAGCCCTCGAAGGGGGTGGTCAAGGGGTTTCAGTGGCCTTTGATCTAGCCACGCATCGGGGCTATGACTCGGATCACCCACGGGTGGTCGGTGATGTGGGCAAAGCAGGGGTCGCGATTGATTCGGTGGAGGATATGAAGATCCTCTTTGATGGCATCCCCTTGGACAAAATCTCAGTCTCGATGACCATGAATGGTGCCGTACTACCAGTCTTGGCAGGTTATATCGTGGCCGGTGAAGAGCAGGGCGTGAAGCAAGAGCAACTGAGTGGCACGATTCAGAACGACATTCTGAAAGAGTTCATGGTGCGCAACACCTATATCTACCCACCCGGACCCTCGATGCGCATTGTCGGTGACATCATTGAGTACACCGCAAAGAATATGCCCAAGTTCAACTCGATCTCGATCTCGGGCTATCACATGCAAGAGGCTGGAGCAAATCAAGCCCTAGAGCT includes:
- a CDS encoding RidA family protein, producing the protein MSVISQKLNDLGITLVSPGAPAAAYVMAVTTGDQVFLSGHIAKRDGKPWVGKLGLDMDTATGQLAARSIAIDLLSTLNAHLGSLDRVRRVVKVMGLVNSTPEFTEQHLVMNGCSELLVEVFGEIGKHARSAFGVAQIPLGACVEIEMIVEI
- a CDS encoding c-type cytochrome, with amino-acid sequence MNKAIVTSLGAAVFAGLFSITAQAQDVKGSAKAGEAKVWLCAGCHAINDYRADWPQVYRVPKIGGQNADYIIASLKAYKSGERKHPTMRAIAGSLNDQDMADLAAYYSTQTPTSPRNPLK
- a CDS encoding c-type cytochrome, producing MKSALILSLLSASIGFAHAGNVAKGKELVEKNNCAACHGAGLKAPVAPAYPKIAGQYQDYLYYALKSYQVDGNSLVGRNNAIMQSQVKQFSDKDLKDMAAYIASIPGDLIVKK
- a CDS encoding GntR family transcriptional regulator, with the protein product MSKLLSTRPLYEEVADQLRSRIFAHELAPGAWIDEQSLAKEFGISRTPMREAIKVLAAEGLITMKLRRGAYVTEVNRGDLEQIFTVLSLLEGEAAKEAATRAKESDLNALDDLHLRLEKAAADRNLDLFFEINVRFHERIIAIAANPWMSSVIDDLRKVLKLQRKDSLSRSGRLQQSLSEHREILKALLKRDPVAAEQAMRTHLAHGLEAAK